A stretch of Oncorhynchus mykiss isolate Arlee chromosome 26, USDA_OmykA_1.1, whole genome shotgun sequence DNA encodes these proteins:
- the LOC110506527 gene encoding zinc finger protein 821 isoform X1, with amino-acid sequence MSRRKQNNPFKVNWPFHSTGFAGPLHTINMDGRDNFIEDSECHSNNSQQDSISEDSDSDLDNHDSSSNTSADDHMTSTKRTHHRGVKEESEEGADLNNSCVCPLCTLEFSSPEQLITHVYQHTSLMGSSKNYVCPVCGRALSSPGSLGRHLLIHSEDRLSNCAVCGTRFTDTNNFNREKLREVLNTGSSMECSSGDENCSMSRSLSGSPMGNPGHGLIHGHGLGHNQGHGPNQGPGHNPGRGTGHIPGQNHGPGYNPGHNQGHNHGQGPGHLPGHPLPSLHHSLLSSPPSFPDALSPSPGLPLMPDILSPMPVHPAGVLLVCNSCVAYQQLVDAQSPMRKWAMRRKNEPVEARMHRLERERSAKKTKREHESPEERELRRLRDREAKRMQRLQETEEQRTRRLLRDREAMRMKRANETPDKRQARLIREREAKRLKRRLEKIDPSLRGQIEHDPAAMAALTADMSLFQFPCPMPVPSLDNGLFMKLP; translated from the exons ATGTCCAGGCGAAAACAGAACAACCCCTTCAAAGTTAATT GGCCCTTCCACAGCACCGGCTTTGCAGGCCCCCTTCACACTATTAACATGGATGGCAGGGACAATTTCATTGAGGACAGCGAATGCCACAGCAACAATTCCCAACAGGACAGCATTTCAG AAGACAGTGATAGCGACCTGGACAACCACGACTCATCCTCCAACACCTCAGCTGACGACCATATGACCTCCACCAAGAGAACACACCACAGGGGAGTTAAAGAA GAGAGCGAGGAGGGGGCCGACCTGAATAAcagctgtgtgtgtcctctgtgcACCCTGGAGTTCAGCAGCCCCGAGCAGCTCATCACACACGTCTACCAG CACACATCGTTGATGGGCAGCAGTAAGAACTACGTGTGCCCAGTGTGTGGGCGCGCGCTCAGCTCGCCAGGCTCCCTGGGGCGCCACCTTCTCATCCACTCTGAGGACCGCCTCTCCAACTGTGCTGTGTGTGGGACACGCTTCACCGACACCAACAACTTCAACAG GGAGAAGCTCAGAGAGGTCCTGAACACAGGCAGCAGTATGGAATGCAGCAGCGGAGATGAGAACTGTTCCATGTCCCGGTCTCTCTCCGGCAGCCCCATGGGCAACCCCGGTCATGGCCTGATACACGGCCACGGGCTCGGCCACAACCAAGGACACGGCCCAAACCAAGGCCCAGGACACAACCCTGGCCGTGGCACAGGCCACATCCCGGGACAGAACCACGGCCCGGGATACAACCCCGGACACAACCAGGGACACAACCATGGCCAAGGTCCCGGACACCTCCCAGGCCACCCACTCCCCTCGCTGCACCACAGCCTCCTCTCTTCGCCCCCCTCCTTCCCTGACGCCCTCAGCCCCTCACCAGGCCTACCCCTGATGCCAGACATCCTGAGCCCCATGCCTGTGCACCCGGCCGGAGTGCTGCTGGTGTGCAACAGCTGTGTGGCCTACCAGCAGCTGGTGGACGCCCAGTCTCCCATGAGGAAGTGGGCCATGCGCAGGAAGAACGAGCCGGTGGAGGCACGCATGCACCGTCTAGAGCGTGAGCGTTCCGCCAAGAAGACCAAGCGGGAGCACGAGTCGCCCGAGGAGCGGGAGCTACGGAGGCTGCGGGACCGCGAAGCCAAGCGGATGCAGAGGCTGCAGGAGACAGAGGAGCAACGGACACGGAGGCTTCTGCGCGACAGGGAGGCCATGCGGATGAAGAGGGCCAATGAGACTCCAGATAAGAGGCAGGCTAGGCTGATCCGTGAGAGAGAGGCCAAGAGACTGAAACGGCGGCTGGAGAAGATTGACCCCTCTCTGAGAGGTCAGATAGAGCATGACCCAGCTGCTATGGCCGCCCTGACGGCAGACATGAGCCTGTTCCAGTTCCCCTGCCCCATGCCTGTCCCCTCTCTGGACAACGGCCTCTTCATGAAGCTGCCCTAG
- the LOC110506527 gene encoding zinc finger protein 821 isoform X2 — protein MSRRKQNNPFKVNWPFHSTGFAGPLHTINMDGRDNFIEDSECHSNNSQQDSISDSDSDLDNHDSSSNTSADDHMTSTKRTHHRGVKEESEEGADLNNSCVCPLCTLEFSSPEQLITHVYQHTSLMGSSKNYVCPVCGRALSSPGSLGRHLLIHSEDRLSNCAVCGTRFTDTNNFNREKLREVLNTGSSMECSSGDENCSMSRSLSGSPMGNPGHGLIHGHGLGHNQGHGPNQGPGHNPGRGTGHIPGQNHGPGYNPGHNQGHNHGQGPGHLPGHPLPSLHHSLLSSPPSFPDALSPSPGLPLMPDILSPMPVHPAGVLLVCNSCVAYQQLVDAQSPMRKWAMRRKNEPVEARMHRLERERSAKKTKREHESPEERELRRLRDREAKRMQRLQETEEQRTRRLLRDREAMRMKRANETPDKRQARLIREREAKRLKRRLEKIDPSLRGQIEHDPAAMAALTADMSLFQFPCPMPVPSLDNGLFMKLP, from the exons ATGTCCAGGCGAAAACAGAACAACCCCTTCAAAGTTAATT GGCCCTTCCACAGCACCGGCTTTGCAGGCCCCCTTCACACTATTAACATGGATGGCAGGGACAATTTCATTGAGGACAGCGAATGCCACAGCAACAATTCCCAACAGGACAGCATTTCAG ACAGTGATAGCGACCTGGACAACCACGACTCATCCTCCAACACCTCAGCTGACGACCATATGACCTCCACCAAGAGAACACACCACAGGGGAGTTAAAGAA GAGAGCGAGGAGGGGGCCGACCTGAATAAcagctgtgtgtgtcctctgtgcACCCTGGAGTTCAGCAGCCCCGAGCAGCTCATCACACACGTCTACCAG CACACATCGTTGATGGGCAGCAGTAAGAACTACGTGTGCCCAGTGTGTGGGCGCGCGCTCAGCTCGCCAGGCTCCCTGGGGCGCCACCTTCTCATCCACTCTGAGGACCGCCTCTCCAACTGTGCTGTGTGTGGGACACGCTTCACCGACACCAACAACTTCAACAG GGAGAAGCTCAGAGAGGTCCTGAACACAGGCAGCAGTATGGAATGCAGCAGCGGAGATGAGAACTGTTCCATGTCCCGGTCTCTCTCCGGCAGCCCCATGGGCAACCCCGGTCATGGCCTGATACACGGCCACGGGCTCGGCCACAACCAAGGACACGGCCCAAACCAAGGCCCAGGACACAACCCTGGCCGTGGCACAGGCCACATCCCGGGACAGAACCACGGCCCGGGATACAACCCCGGACACAACCAGGGACACAACCATGGCCAAGGTCCCGGACACCTCCCAGGCCACCCACTCCCCTCGCTGCACCACAGCCTCCTCTCTTCGCCCCCCTCCTTCCCTGACGCCCTCAGCCCCTCACCAGGCCTACCCCTGATGCCAGACATCCTGAGCCCCATGCCTGTGCACCCGGCCGGAGTGCTGCTGGTGTGCAACAGCTGTGTGGCCTACCAGCAGCTGGTGGACGCCCAGTCTCCCATGAGGAAGTGGGCCATGCGCAGGAAGAACGAGCCGGTGGAGGCACGCATGCACCGTCTAGAGCGTGAGCGTTCCGCCAAGAAGACCAAGCGGGAGCACGAGTCGCCCGAGGAGCGGGAGCTACGGAGGCTGCGGGACCGCGAAGCCAAGCGGATGCAGAGGCTGCAGGAGACAGAGGAGCAACGGACACGGAGGCTTCTGCGCGACAGGGAGGCCATGCGGATGAAGAGGGCCAATGAGACTCCAGATAAGAGGCAGGCTAGGCTGATCCGTGAGAGAGAGGCCAAGAGACTGAAACGGCGGCTGGAGAAGATTGACCCCTCTCTGAGAGGTCAGATAGAGCATGACCCAGCTGCTATGGCCGCCCTGACGGCAGACATGAGCCTGTTCCAGTTCCCCTGCCCCATGCCTGTCCCCTCTCTGGACAACGGCCTCTTCATGAAGCTGCCCTAG
- the LOC110506527 gene encoding zinc finger protein 821 isoform X3: MDGRDNFIEDSECHSNNSQQDSISEDSDSDLDNHDSSSNTSADDHMTSTKRTHHRGVKEESEEGADLNNSCVCPLCTLEFSSPEQLITHVYQHTSLMGSSKNYVCPVCGRALSSPGSLGRHLLIHSEDRLSNCAVCGTRFTDTNNFNREKLREVLNTGSSMECSSGDENCSMSRSLSGSPMGNPGHGLIHGHGLGHNQGHGPNQGPGHNPGRGTGHIPGQNHGPGYNPGHNQGHNHGQGPGHLPGHPLPSLHHSLLSSPPSFPDALSPSPGLPLMPDILSPMPVHPAGVLLVCNSCVAYQQLVDAQSPMRKWAMRRKNEPVEARMHRLERERSAKKTKREHESPEERELRRLRDREAKRMQRLQETEEQRTRRLLRDREAMRMKRANETPDKRQARLIREREAKRLKRRLEKIDPSLRGQIEHDPAAMAALTADMSLFQFPCPMPVPSLDNGLFMKLP, translated from the exons ATGGATGGCAGGGACAATTTCATTGAGGACAGCGAATGCCACAGCAACAATTCCCAACAGGACAGCATTTCAG AAGACAGTGATAGCGACCTGGACAACCACGACTCATCCTCCAACACCTCAGCTGACGACCATATGACCTCCACCAAGAGAACACACCACAGGGGAGTTAAAGAA GAGAGCGAGGAGGGGGCCGACCTGAATAAcagctgtgtgtgtcctctgtgcACCCTGGAGTTCAGCAGCCCCGAGCAGCTCATCACACACGTCTACCAG CACACATCGTTGATGGGCAGCAGTAAGAACTACGTGTGCCCAGTGTGTGGGCGCGCGCTCAGCTCGCCAGGCTCCCTGGGGCGCCACCTTCTCATCCACTCTGAGGACCGCCTCTCCAACTGTGCTGTGTGTGGGACACGCTTCACCGACACCAACAACTTCAACAG GGAGAAGCTCAGAGAGGTCCTGAACACAGGCAGCAGTATGGAATGCAGCAGCGGAGATGAGAACTGTTCCATGTCCCGGTCTCTCTCCGGCAGCCCCATGGGCAACCCCGGTCATGGCCTGATACACGGCCACGGGCTCGGCCACAACCAAGGACACGGCCCAAACCAAGGCCCAGGACACAACCCTGGCCGTGGCACAGGCCACATCCCGGGACAGAACCACGGCCCGGGATACAACCCCGGACACAACCAGGGACACAACCATGGCCAAGGTCCCGGACACCTCCCAGGCCACCCACTCCCCTCGCTGCACCACAGCCTCCTCTCTTCGCCCCCCTCCTTCCCTGACGCCCTCAGCCCCTCACCAGGCCTACCCCTGATGCCAGACATCCTGAGCCCCATGCCTGTGCACCCGGCCGGAGTGCTGCTGGTGTGCAACAGCTGTGTGGCCTACCAGCAGCTGGTGGACGCCCAGTCTCCCATGAGGAAGTGGGCCATGCGCAGGAAGAACGAGCCGGTGGAGGCACGCATGCACCGTCTAGAGCGTGAGCGTTCCGCCAAGAAGACCAAGCGGGAGCACGAGTCGCCCGAGGAGCGGGAGCTACGGAGGCTGCGGGACCGCGAAGCCAAGCGGATGCAGAGGCTGCAGGAGACAGAGGAGCAACGGACACGGAGGCTTCTGCGCGACAGGGAGGCCATGCGGATGAAGAGGGCCAATGAGACTCCAGATAAGAGGCAGGCTAGGCTGATCCGTGAGAGAGAGGCCAAGAGACTGAAACGGCGGCTGGAGAAGATTGACCCCTCTCTGAGAGGTCAGATAGAGCATGACCCAGCTGCTATGGCCGCCCTGACGGCAGACATGAGCCTGTTCCAGTTCCCCTGCCCCATGCCTGTCCCCTCTCTGGACAACGGCCTCTTCATGAAGCTGCCCTAG
- the LOC110506527 gene encoding zinc finger protein 821 isoform X4, translating to MPQQQFPTGQHFRTVFAPIEDSDSDLDNHDSSSNTSADDHMTSTKRTHHRGVKEESEEGADLNNSCVCPLCTLEFSSPEQLITHVYQHTSLMGSSKNYVCPVCGRALSSPGSLGRHLLIHSEDRLSNCAVCGTRFTDTNNFNREKLREVLNTGSSMECSSGDENCSMSRSLSGSPMGNPGHGLIHGHGLGHNQGHGPNQGPGHNPGRGTGHIPGQNHGPGYNPGHNQGHNHGQGPGHLPGHPLPSLHHSLLSSPPSFPDALSPSPGLPLMPDILSPMPVHPAGVLLVCNSCVAYQQLVDAQSPMRKWAMRRKNEPVEARMHRLERERSAKKTKREHESPEERELRRLRDREAKRMQRLQETEEQRTRRLLRDREAMRMKRANETPDKRQARLIREREAKRLKRRLEKIDPSLRGQIEHDPAAMAALTADMSLFQFPCPMPVPSLDNGLFMKLP from the exons ATGCCACAGCAACAATTCCCAACAGGACAGCATTTCAG GACTGTGTTTGCCCCCATAGAAGACAGTGATAGCGACCTGGACAACCACGACTCATCCTCCAACACCTCAGCTGACGACCATATGACCTCCACCAAGAGAACACACCACAGGGGAGTTAAAGAA GAGAGCGAGGAGGGGGCCGACCTGAATAAcagctgtgtgtgtcctctgtgcACCCTGGAGTTCAGCAGCCCCGAGCAGCTCATCACACACGTCTACCAG CACACATCGTTGATGGGCAGCAGTAAGAACTACGTGTGCCCAGTGTGTGGGCGCGCGCTCAGCTCGCCAGGCTCCCTGGGGCGCCACCTTCTCATCCACTCTGAGGACCGCCTCTCCAACTGTGCTGTGTGTGGGACACGCTTCACCGACACCAACAACTTCAACAG GGAGAAGCTCAGAGAGGTCCTGAACACAGGCAGCAGTATGGAATGCAGCAGCGGAGATGAGAACTGTTCCATGTCCCGGTCTCTCTCCGGCAGCCCCATGGGCAACCCCGGTCATGGCCTGATACACGGCCACGGGCTCGGCCACAACCAAGGACACGGCCCAAACCAAGGCCCAGGACACAACCCTGGCCGTGGCACAGGCCACATCCCGGGACAGAACCACGGCCCGGGATACAACCCCGGACACAACCAGGGACACAACCATGGCCAAGGTCCCGGACACCTCCCAGGCCACCCACTCCCCTCGCTGCACCACAGCCTCCTCTCTTCGCCCCCCTCCTTCCCTGACGCCCTCAGCCCCTCACCAGGCCTACCCCTGATGCCAGACATCCTGAGCCCCATGCCTGTGCACCCGGCCGGAGTGCTGCTGGTGTGCAACAGCTGTGTGGCCTACCAGCAGCTGGTGGACGCCCAGTCTCCCATGAGGAAGTGGGCCATGCGCAGGAAGAACGAGCCGGTGGAGGCACGCATGCACCGTCTAGAGCGTGAGCGTTCCGCCAAGAAGACCAAGCGGGAGCACGAGTCGCCCGAGGAGCGGGAGCTACGGAGGCTGCGGGACCGCGAAGCCAAGCGGATGCAGAGGCTGCAGGAGACAGAGGAGCAACGGACACGGAGGCTTCTGCGCGACAGGGAGGCCATGCGGATGAAGAGGGCCAATGAGACTCCAGATAAGAGGCAGGCTAGGCTGATCCGTGAGAGAGAGGCCAAGAGACTGAAACGGCGGCTGGAGAAGATTGACCCCTCTCTGAGAGGTCAGATAGAGCATGACCCAGCTGCTATGGCCGCCCTGACGGCAGACATGAGCCTGTTCCAGTTCCCCTGCCCCATGCCTGTCCCCTCTCTGGACAACGGCCTCTTCATGAAGCTGCCCTAG